The Puntigrus tetrazona isolate hp1 chromosome 3, ASM1883169v1, whole genome shotgun sequence genome contains a region encoding:
- the crlf3 gene encoding cytokine receptor-like factor 3: MSIEAEALLQEAKESIEAAQNYRSELQQRLHGLSQARKQVRGSASQTREALQRHFQELQTAVSRLLTERLNALLQEVDSIELDSVSPLDDCQKLIEHGVSTADELLREGEAAIRCGINEKEDKLGSFTKKALQIQLDSLPEVPALVDVPCLSAQLDDSLLHVFRAHVARHGSVASHPPVQIEELVERPGGVLVRWCKVDDDFAPQDYRLQYRRGNSSQYEDAYIGKDTEFLVLHLDPHIDHLFRVCARGEGRTEWSPWSIPQTGYTTLAPHEWLPGVDGYILSSRKNIAMRSDSSPGHGGVLYSNSPSYFCGQTLTFKITAAGQTDKRDCLGVCADSRTDTDSLQRDQAVCISTNGAVFVNGKEMTNQLPAITIGSSVTFDMEVVNLFPVSNNNNPSDVGNFKLRVTIGSGNREVVFDWLLDQVVDSLFFGCSFTHPGWKVLVF; this comes from the exons gtgcgAGGCAGTGCCAGTCAGACGCGTGAGGCCCTGCAGAGGCACTTTCAGGAGCTGCAGACAGCAGTGAGTCGACTGCTGACCGAGAGGTTGAATGCTCTGCTTCAAGAGGTCGACAGCATCGAGCTGGACAGCGTCAGTCCCTTAGATGACTGTCAGAAGCTCATTGAGCATGGAGTCAGCACAGCTGATGAGCTGCTGCGAGAGG GGGAGGCTGCCATCCGCTGTGGCATAAATGAGAAGGAGGACAAGCTGGGCAGCTTCACTAAGAAAGCCCTGCAGATCCAGTTGGACAG TCTGCCCGAGGTCCCTGCGCTGGTGGACGTGCCGTGTCTGTCTGCGCAGCTGGACGACTCTTTGCTGCATGTGTTTCGTGCACACGTGGCTCGGCACGGCAGCGTGGCCTCTCATCCACCCGTCCAGATTGAAGAGCTGGTGGAGCGACCGGGCGGTGTGCTGGTGCGCTGGTGTAAG GTGGACGATGACTTCGCCCCGCAGGACTACCGGCTGCAGTACCGCCGCGGTAACTCTTCTCAGTATGAGGACGCGTACATTGGAAAAGACACCGAGTTCCTAGTGCTCCATCTCGACCCGCACATCGACCACCTGTTTCGTGTGTGTGCCAGAGGAGAGGGCCGAACCGAATGGAGCCCATGGAGCATCCCGCAGACCGGCTACACCACGCTCGCACCCCACG AATGGCTTCCAGGCGTGGATGGTTACATTCTGAGCAGCAGGAAGAACATCGCCATGCGCAGTGACTCATCGCCCGGTCACGGGGGTGTTCTGTACTCCAACTCCCCCTCGTACTTCTGCGGCCAGACCCTCACCTTCAA gaTCACAGCTGCTGGACAGACAGATAAGCGTGACTGTTTGGGGGTGTGTGCGGACAGCAGAACTGACACAGACTCACTGCAGAGGGATCAGGCTGTCTGCATCTCCACTAATG GTGCCGTGTTTGTCAATGGAAAAGAGATGACCAACCAGCTACCAGCCATCACCATTGGCTCTTCTGTGACCTTTGACATGGAAGTAGTCAACCTCTTTCCTGTGAGCAACAACAATAACCCCAGTGATGTGGGAAACTTCAAGCTGAGGGTGACGATTGGCTCAGGGAACAGGGAGGTGGTGTTTGATTGGCTGCTGGATCAGGTGGTGGACAGCCTTTTCTTCGGctgctccttcacgcaccccgGATGGAAAGTGCTGGTGTTTTGA